TCGTGCGGCGGCAGCTCGTCGTAGTGCAGGAGCACGATGACCCGCGGGACCTTGATGAGAGCGGCCGGGGTGTGGATGACCTCGTCGTGGGGCTGGACCGGGATGTCGCACCAGTTCTCCCACGTGTACGTGGAGTAGTCGGGCTGGACCGCCTTGACCTGCCCCTTGTACAGGAGGCAGAAGGCCTTCCTCACGGACGTCACCTGAATCGCCTGGAAGAGGCGGTTCAGAACGAGGACATTCGACTCGAGCACCCTTGGACGATCTCCCGAACCTCGAGGAAAACTTAGATAAGTCCGCGAAAGTCTGTCAAGCCCCCAGGCTGCGCACCGACTCCTCCCGATCGCGGTGCCGCTCCATCGCCAGCCGGATGAGCCGCTCGACGAGCTCGGGGAAGGGGACGCCGCTCGCCGCCCAGAGCCGCGGGTACATGCTGATGGGCGTGAACCCCGGTATCGTGTTGACCTCGTTGAGGAGCACCGCCCCGTCTTTTCGCCGCACGAAGAAGTCGACCCGCGCCATGCCGGCGGCGTCGAGCGCGCGGAACGCGGCGACCGCGAGGCTGCGCACCTCCGCGGTCTGGCTCTCCGTGAGCTTCGCCGGAACGATGAGCTCCGAGCCGTCGTCGAGGTACTTGGCCTCGTAATCGTAGAACTCGCGCGATGGGACGATCTCCCCGACGACCGACGCCTCCGGATCGTCGTTCCCGAGGACCGCGCACTCCACCTCCCGCGCGTCGACCCCCTCCTCCACGACGACCTTGCGATCG
Above is a window of Acidobacteriota bacterium DNA encoding:
- a CDS encoding D-alanine--D-alanine ligase translates to DAAAAADEALRALSLPLFVKPANGGSSVGVSKIKKESDLAPALVKAAAYDRKVVVEEGVDAREVECAVLGNDDPEASVVGEIVPSREFYDYEAKYLDDGSELIVPAKLTESQTAEVRSLAVAAFRALDAAGMARVDFFVRRKDGAVLLNEVNTIPGFTPISMYPRLWAASGVPFPELVERLIRLAMERHRDREESVRSLGA